In a genomic window of Coregonus clupeaformis isolate EN_2021a chromosome 27, ASM2061545v1, whole genome shotgun sequence:
- the LOC121541455 gene encoding 60S ribosomal protein L37 yields MTKGTSSFGKRRNKTHALCRRCGSKAYHLQKSSCGKCGYPEKRKRSYNWSAKAKRRNTTGTGRLRHLRVVYRRFRNGFREGTTPKPRRAAVAASSSS; encoded by the exons ATG ACGAAGGGGACGTCGTCCTTCGGAAAGCGGCGTAATAAGACACATGCTCTATGCCGTCGCTGCGGTTCCAAGGCTTACCATCTGCAGAAGTCATCCTGCGGGAAGTGTGGCTACCCCGAGAAGCGCAAGAGAAGTT ACAACTGGAGCGCTAAGGCCAAGAGGAGGAACACCACTGGGACCGGCCGCTTGAGGCACCTGAGGGTTGTCTACCGCAGATTCAG GAATGGATTCCGGGAAGGGACCACCCCCAAGCCCAGGCGTGCTGCGGTGGCTGCCTCCAGCTCGTCCTAG
- the LOC121541113 gene encoding permeability factor 2-like, with product MRTATLILLCVTVFGAGLAHFPGGRSEKCLCRGKLMQSVRIKRIQKLEVYPNTVFCAKTEIIATMKNGKKKCLNPEGKLGKRFLMRKRLEEQQKPK from the exons ATGAGGACCGCAACTTTGATCCTGCTTTGTGTCACAGTCTTCGGAGCTGGACTTGCTCATTTCCCTG GTGGAAGATCTGAGAAATGTCTATGCAGGGGAAAACTAATGCAGTCTGTGAGGATAAAACGCATCCAGAAGTTAGAGGTGTACCCAAACACTGTATTCTGTGCAAAGACAGAAATTAT TGCCACAATGAAGAATGGTAAGAAAAAATGTCTGAACCCAGAGGGCAAGCTAGGAAAAAGGTTCCTGATGAGAAAAAG ACTGGAGGAGCAACAGAAGCCAAAATGA